Proteins encoded by one window of Sorangium aterium:
- a CDS encoding cob(I)yrinic acid a,c-diamide adenosyltransferase, with amino-acid sequence MSDDDTRRTGDHAPAAGESSGARVFKAPKITINRVYTRQGDGGLTRLVGGQLVPKDDARIETYGTVDELNALVGAARQTLIELLPGAPGEGTQRLVELGRTLLRVQHELFNLGSILATLPEDVHPKQPRVTQAEIDLLEAEMDSCQAELPPLRSFVLPGGSRLNTDLHVARTVCRRAERCCVRLAQAGQADPHAVRYLNRLSDALFVWSRWAAALLGTPELLWEPDASASGKAPPA; translated from the coding sequence GTGAGCGACGACGATACGCGCAGGACGGGTGACCACGCGCCGGCTGCCGGGGAGAGCAGCGGAGCGCGCGTCTTCAAGGCGCCGAAGATCACGATCAACCGCGTCTACACGCGGCAGGGGGACGGCGGCCTGACCCGGCTCGTCGGCGGGCAGCTCGTCCCGAAGGACGACGCGCGGATCGAGACCTACGGCACCGTCGACGAGCTCAACGCGCTCGTCGGCGCCGCGCGGCAGACGTTGATCGAGCTGCTCCCGGGGGCGCCGGGCGAGGGCACCCAGCGCCTCGTGGAGCTCGGGCGCACGCTGCTCCGCGTCCAGCACGAGCTCTTCAACCTCGGGTCGATCCTCGCGACGCTCCCGGAGGACGTCCACCCGAAGCAGCCGCGCGTGACGCAGGCCGAGATCGATCTCCTCGAGGCCGAGATGGACAGCTGCCAGGCCGAGCTGCCGCCGCTGCGCTCGTTCGTCCTCCCCGGCGGCTCGCGGCTCAACACCGACCTCCACGTCGCGCGGACGGTGTGCCGCCGGGCGGAGCGCTGCTGCGTGCGCCTCGCCCAGGCTGGCCAGGCCGATCCGCACGCGGTCCGCTACCTGAACCGCCTGAGCGACGCGCTCTTCGTCTGGAGCCGCTGGGCGGCCGCGCTCCTCGGCACGCCGGAGCTCCTCTGGGAGCCCGACGCCTCGGCGAGCGGCAAGGCGCCGCCGGCCTGA
- a CDS encoding transglycosylase SLT domain-containing protein, whose amino-acid sequence MSWARRAALWTGLGALLCISGAAVGQAPSVRASFSAAYRAFRDPSLLDRAPALAATADACPPPAGDAPPALTALLVHEFQPAADEDLEDPEGAVLATLAMPDLDVPLTRRAMRFVRFFAQSEEGRALFLRRFRRAGAYREIVERSLREAGLPEDLLWVAAIESGFDPRAVSPAGAAGLWQFMPRTGEAYGLEQSEWIDARMGITRATDAATAHLRDLYERFGRWDLALAAYNLGHEGVLRALSKVAAARDPEARGPIGLAELSQAGAIPKETADYVPQIMAFAIVAANRGRFGLDLPDVAPLPPLDLGEVAVPPGTRLRTIARAAGISTAVLREHNPELLRDRVPPGRVDHLISLPADRVARAMALFPAYLDHEELDEDEGDGAASAGLPQRAAMGELALDGASLPPRPVSLGRNRLPLFTPPGQAPAPMPLLGNPEALDARLPIVMIGGGVGFRPAFEDDPLGVRSGRLASTSPFDDVGGPSARRALKGREAAIEKQIGLLAGRGQEQVQRFRLPNGIAVDLREDPAAPLVSISAAVAVPVRSASDAGAAGPALASEARVAITVPPRDLDVGIDLVAARLRMLLGEASDARVAELRRQASAASRRALERAPYGPSWLALGDALFPAGHPLEGTLIGARGDAGAASELLLTESLRRERAAAQATIALSGDVSRAAVEQALARSLQRAVEEPERPIGPHPREERIVIEDAVPAPRLLYGWIAPPEGSTDEAPLRVAMEILVSPRVARLAKALVTEGQLASAVTGRLSLGAQASVAAVELTPAPSRSAAELEQRLDAELASLAASGPTWKELALAKALLKLDLERELTRRATVAPPPASPRPITDLRLRAALDPGSLPRLLRALEEVEPADVRAVVARTFGRERRVSVTTWPRGGSAVATAASSAPPPPAPPQP is encoded by the coding sequence ATGAGCTGGGCACGGCGAGCCGCTCTGTGGACCGGGCTCGGCGCGCTGCTCTGCATCTCGGGCGCGGCCGTCGGCCAGGCGCCGTCGGTGCGCGCGTCCTTCTCGGCGGCGTACCGCGCCTTCCGCGATCCCAGCCTGCTCGACCGCGCGCCCGCCCTCGCGGCGACGGCCGACGCCTGCCCTCCGCCCGCTGGCGACGCGCCGCCCGCCCTCACGGCGCTCCTCGTGCACGAGTTCCAGCCCGCGGCGGACGAGGATCTCGAGGACCCCGAGGGCGCGGTGCTGGCCACGCTGGCGATGCCGGACCTCGACGTGCCCCTCACGCGCCGCGCGATGCGGTTCGTCCGCTTCTTCGCGCAGTCCGAGGAGGGACGCGCCCTCTTCCTGCGCCGCTTCCGGCGCGCCGGCGCGTACCGCGAGATCGTCGAGCGCTCGCTCCGCGAGGCGGGCCTCCCGGAGGATCTGCTCTGGGTCGCGGCGATCGAGAGCGGCTTCGACCCGCGGGCGGTCTCGCCGGCCGGCGCGGCGGGGCTCTGGCAGTTCATGCCGAGGACGGGCGAGGCCTACGGGCTCGAGCAGTCCGAGTGGATCGACGCCCGCATGGGCATCACGCGGGCCACGGACGCCGCGACCGCCCACCTGCGCGACCTGTACGAGCGCTTCGGCCGCTGGGACCTCGCGCTGGCGGCGTACAACCTCGGTCACGAGGGCGTCCTCCGCGCGCTGTCGAAGGTCGCGGCGGCGCGCGATCCCGAGGCCCGCGGGCCCATCGGGCTCGCGGAGCTCTCGCAGGCCGGCGCCATCCCCAAGGAGACCGCGGACTACGTGCCGCAGATCATGGCCTTCGCGATCGTCGCGGCGAACCGCGGGCGCTTCGGGCTGGATCTGCCCGACGTCGCGCCGCTCCCGCCGCTCGACCTCGGCGAGGTCGCGGTGCCGCCGGGGACGCGGCTCCGCACGATCGCGCGCGCCGCGGGCATCTCGACGGCCGTGCTGCGCGAGCACAACCCCGAGCTCCTGCGCGACCGTGTCCCGCCCGGCCGCGTCGACCACCTGATCTCGTTGCCCGCCGATCGCGTCGCGCGCGCGATGGCCCTCTTTCCCGCCTACCTCGACCACGAGGAGCTCGACGAGGACGAGGGCGACGGCGCGGCGAGCGCCGGGCTGCCGCAGCGCGCCGCGATGGGCGAGCTCGCGCTGGACGGCGCGTCGCTGCCGCCCCGCCCCGTGTCGCTCGGTCGGAACCGGCTCCCGCTCTTCACCCCGCCCGGCCAGGCGCCGGCGCCCATGCCGCTCCTCGGCAACCCGGAGGCGCTCGACGCGAGGCTCCCGATCGTGATGATCGGCGGCGGCGTCGGCTTTCGCCCTGCCTTCGAGGACGACCCGCTCGGCGTCCGCAGCGGGCGCCTCGCCTCGACGTCGCCCTTCGACGACGTCGGAGGCCCGAGCGCGCGCCGCGCCCTCAAGGGGCGCGAGGCGGCGATCGAGAAGCAGATCGGCCTCCTCGCGGGGCGAGGCCAGGAGCAGGTGCAGCGCTTCCGCCTCCCGAACGGCATCGCGGTGGACCTGCGCGAAGACCCCGCGGCGCCGCTCGTCTCGATCAGCGCGGCGGTCGCCGTCCCGGTGCGGTCCGCGAGCGACGCCGGCGCGGCGGGGCCCGCGCTCGCGAGCGAGGCGCGCGTCGCGATCACCGTGCCTCCGCGGGATCTCGACGTCGGCATCGATCTGGTCGCCGCGCGGCTCAGGATGCTGCTCGGCGAGGCGAGCGACGCGCGCGTGGCCGAGCTCAGGCGGCAGGCCAGCGCGGCCTCGCGGCGCGCGCTCGAGCGGGCGCCGTACGGCCCCTCGTGGCTGGCGCTCGGGGACGCGCTGTTCCCCGCCGGCCACCCGCTGGAGGGCACCTTGATAGGGGCGCGCGGCGACGCAGGCGCGGCGAGCGAGCTCCTGCTCACCGAGTCGCTCCGGCGCGAGCGCGCCGCGGCCCAGGCGACGATCGCGCTCTCGGGCGACGTCTCTCGCGCGGCGGTCGAGCAGGCGCTTGCGCGCTCGCTCCAGCGCGCCGTCGAGGAGCCGGAGCGGCCCATCGGGCCGCATCCGCGCGAGGAGCGGATCGTCATCGAGGACGCGGTGCCGGCGCCGCGGCTGCTCTATGGCTGGATCGCGCCGCCGGAGGGAAGCACGGACGAGGCGCCGCTCCGGGTGGCGATGGAGATCCTCGTCAGCCCGCGCGTCGCGCGGCTCGCGAAGGCCCTCGTGACGGAGGGGCAGCTCGCGTCGGCGGTGACGGGGCGCCTGTCGCTCGGCGCCCAGGCGAGCGTCGCGGCGGTGGAGCTCACCCCTGCGCCGTCGCGCAGCGCCGCCGAGCTGGAGCAGCGCCTCGACGCCGAGCTCGCGTCGCTCGCGGCGTCCGGGCCCACCTGGAAGGAGCTGGCCCTCGCGAAGGCCTTGCTCAAGCTGGATCTCGAGAGAGAGCTCACGCGGCGCGCCACGGTCGCGCCGCCGCCCGCGTCCCCTCGGCCGATCACGGACCTGCGGCTGCGCGCTGCGCTCGACCCAGGCAGCCTGCCGAGGCTGCTCCGCGCGCTCGAGGAGGTCGAGCCGGCCGACGTCCGCGCCGTCGTTGCGCGGACCTTCGGCCGAGAGCGTCGGGTGAGCGTCACGACCTGGCCTCGCGGCGGAAGCGCCGTGGCGACGGCGGCCTCTTCAGCGCCCCCGCCGCCCGCTCCTCCGCAGCCCTGA
- a CDS encoding CDP-alcohol phosphatidyltransferase family protein — translation MLGAYAVRVARHGRPAMPRLGASPGSALLPRPVVEAFYWSFHAPARALVRLGVSPDALTYLSLGLSLACAPLLAAGRFRSGAALLIAGAVLDALDGMVAREGGRASRAGAVLDSCLDRLSDAAPLIGLAVFYREHPAALAIPLVAMVASSLVSYARAKADAYRISLPDGLMRRHERLAYLVAALVFGPAVPATRLTGALPFPITLGCLALVAGVGLAAGLRLVQRTRAALAAADAAALPGPRTTARSGGEPPRLLRGGKATSAPL, via the coding sequence GTGCTCGGCGCCTACGCCGTGCGCGTCGCGCGCCACGGCCGACCCGCGATGCCGCGGCTCGGCGCCTCTCCAGGGAGCGCGCTGCTCCCGAGGCCGGTGGTCGAGGCCTTCTACTGGTCCTTCCACGCCCCCGCGCGCGCGCTCGTTCGCCTCGGCGTCTCGCCGGACGCGCTCACCTACCTCTCGCTCGGCCTGTCGCTCGCCTGCGCGCCGCTGCTCGCGGCCGGCCGCTTCCGGTCCGGCGCGGCGCTGCTCATCGCCGGCGCCGTCCTCGACGCGCTCGACGGCATGGTGGCGCGCGAAGGCGGCAGGGCGTCGCGCGCCGGGGCGGTGCTCGACTCCTGCCTCGACCGCCTGTCCGACGCCGCGCCGCTCATCGGCCTCGCCGTCTTCTACAGGGAGCACCCCGCGGCGCTCGCGATCCCGCTCGTCGCGATGGTCGCGTCGTCGCTCGTGAGCTACGCGCGCGCCAAGGCCGACGCCTACCGGATCTCGCTGCCCGACGGGCTGATGCGCCGGCACGAGCGGCTCGCCTACCTCGTCGCGGCGCTCGTCTTCGGCCCGGCCGTGCCGGCCACGCGGCTGACCGGCGCCCTCCCCTTCCCGATCACGCTCGGCTGTCTCGCCCTCGTGGCAGGCGTCGGCCTCGCCGCGGGCCTGCGGCTCGTGCAGCGCACGCGCGCCGCCCTCGCGGCGGCCGACGCGGCGGCGCTGCCCGGGCCGAGGACGACCGCGCGCTCCGGTGGAGAGCCCCCGCGCCTGCTCCGCGGCGGAAAGGCCACGAGCGCGCCGCTGTGA
- a CDS encoding tetratricopeptide repeat protein → MSKKDRSASGNSDKVIHVVFGPGGGRVSQPPPAPREGATEAPLPAPGAREPVTDMFTGTEVARLLGISPGRLRSLDRAGIAAPSGRRRGRRAYTFSDLIALRAARDLIARKVRLRDVARAIENIRTALPKVTRPLAELRVAFDGKAVVVRGASGAFEPLTGQMVLDFEVKELRDDVVRVLRPKVGRERARTAYELYMQASQLDEDPATMDEAEALYRRALEIDPWLAIAYTNLGNICFRRNAEEQAEALYMKALDLDAAQPEAQYNLGYVMLERGQAAEAIRYFRGAIESDPRFADAYYNLAMAYEQIGDPTKARPCWRRYLEIEPTGTWAEIARRHL, encoded by the coding sequence ATGAGCAAGAAGGATCGTTCCGCCTCCGGAAATTCCGACAAGGTGATCCACGTCGTGTTCGGCCCGGGTGGCGGGCGGGTGTCGCAGCCCCCGCCTGCGCCGCGGGAGGGCGCGACGGAAGCGCCGCTCCCTGCGCCGGGCGCCCGCGAGCCGGTCACCGACATGTTCACCGGCACCGAGGTCGCGCGGCTGCTCGGCATCTCGCCCGGGCGGCTGCGCTCGCTCGATCGCGCCGGCATCGCGGCGCCGAGCGGCCGGCGGCGGGGGCGGCGCGCGTACACGTTCTCGGACCTGATCGCGCTGCGCGCCGCGCGCGACCTGATCGCCCGCAAGGTGCGCCTGCGCGACGTCGCGCGGGCGATCGAGAACATCCGGACCGCGCTCCCCAAGGTGACGCGCCCCCTCGCCGAGCTCCGCGTCGCCTTCGACGGCAAGGCGGTCGTGGTCCGGGGCGCGTCGGGCGCGTTCGAGCCGCTCACGGGGCAGATGGTGCTCGACTTCGAGGTGAAGGAGCTGCGCGACGACGTCGTGCGCGTGCTCCGCCCGAAGGTGGGCCGGGAGCGCGCGCGCACGGCCTACGAGCTCTACATGCAGGCCAGCCAGCTCGATGAGGATCCGGCGACGATGGACGAGGCCGAGGCGCTCTACCGTCGCGCGCTCGAGATCGACCCGTGGCTGGCCATCGCCTACACGAACCTCGGCAACATCTGCTTCCGGCGCAACGCCGAGGAGCAGGCCGAGGCGCTCTACATGAAGGCGCTCGATCTCGACGCGGCCCAGCCGGAGGCGCAGTACAACCTCGGCTACGTGATGCTCGAGCGCGGCCAGGCGGCGGAGGCCATCCGCTATTTCCGGGGGGCGATCGAGAGCGATCCGCGCTTCGCGGACGCCTATTACAACCTCGCGATGGCCTACGAGCAGATCGGCGATCCGACGAAGGCGCGCCCGTGCTGGCGCAGGTACCTCGAGATCGAGCCGACCGGCACGTGGGCCGAGATCGCGCGCAGGCACCTCTGA
- a CDS encoding MarR family winged helix-turn-helix transcriptional regulator has protein sequence MRSSQAGPPSEKSSRLGEVLDFMKLLWAVDHGLQSTSKRMEAKMGVTGPQRLVIRIVGRYPGISAGQLAEIMQLHPSTLTGVLKRLQERGIIERRVDPKDGRRALLGLTARGRELDSLRTGTVEAAVRQALKSVPRRKLDAAQDVLAAVAEALQPQQGDE, from the coding sequence ATGCGCTCGTCTCAAGCCGGCCCCCCTTCAGAGAAGAGCTCTCGGCTGGGCGAGGTGCTCGACTTCATGAAGCTCCTGTGGGCCGTCGATCACGGCCTGCAGTCGACGTCGAAGCGCATGGAGGCGAAGATGGGCGTGACGGGCCCGCAGCGGCTCGTCATCCGCATCGTCGGGCGTTACCCCGGGATCTCCGCTGGGCAGCTCGCCGAGATCATGCAGCTGCACCCGAGCACCCTCACGGGCGTGCTCAAGCGGCTGCAAGAGCGCGGCATCATCGAGCGCCGGGTCGACCCGAAGGACGGGCGCCGCGCGCTCCTGGGCCTCACCGCGCGCGGGCGCGAGCTCGACAGCCTCCGCACCGGCACGGTGGAGGCGGCCGTGCGACAGGCGCTGAAGTCGGTGCCGCGACGCAAGCTCGACGCAGCGCAGGACGTGCTCGCGGCCGTCGCCGAGGCGCTGCAACCGCAGCAGGGCGACGAGTAG
- the moeB gene encoding molybdopterin-synthase adenylyltransferase MoeB: MPTTYSDLISDVRKSIRELSLTELKRRLDDKAPMVLLDVREKEEYRAGFIPGAISIPRGFLEIQVEQRLPDKSAHIVAYCAGGTRSALAAKTLQELGYTNVESANPGFSRWKDMAYPVEMPPNLTDAQRDRYSRHLLLPEVGEAGQAKLLASKVLLLGAGGLGSPAALYLAAAGVGTLGLVDADVVDNSNLQRQILHATSRVGMPKVDSAEAAIRDLNPDVKVVKFQERVDSGNVDRIFEQFDIIVDGCDNFPTRYLVNDASVFKKKPVVHGSIFRFEGQVTTFMPGVGPCYRCLYPEPPPAHLAPSCQEAGVLGILPGIIGIIQATEAVKLILGKGAPLIGRLLTYDSLRMKFGELKLRRDKSCPVCGESPTITSYIDYEGFCSLG, encoded by the coding sequence ATGCCCACGACCTATAGCGACCTCATCTCCGACGTCCGCAAGTCCATCCGCGAGCTCTCGCTGACTGAGCTCAAGCGCCGTCTCGACGACAAGGCCCCGATGGTGCTCCTGGATGTGCGTGAGAAGGAGGAGTACCGCGCCGGCTTCATCCCGGGCGCGATCTCGATCCCGCGAGGCTTCCTGGAGATACAGGTCGAGCAGAGGCTGCCGGACAAGTCGGCCCACATCGTGGCCTATTGCGCGGGCGGCACGCGCTCGGCGCTCGCCGCGAAGACGCTCCAGGAGCTCGGTTACACCAACGTGGAGAGCGCCAACCCGGGCTTCTCCCGCTGGAAGGACATGGCGTACCCGGTCGAGATGCCGCCCAACCTCACGGACGCGCAGCGGGATCGGTACTCCCGGCACCTGCTCCTGCCCGAGGTCGGCGAGGCGGGGCAGGCCAAGCTGCTCGCCTCCAAGGTGCTCCTGCTGGGCGCCGGCGGCCTCGGCAGCCCGGCGGCCCTGTACCTGGCCGCCGCGGGCGTGGGGACGCTCGGCCTCGTCGACGCCGACGTCGTCGACAACTCGAACCTCCAGCGGCAGATCCTCCACGCGACCTCGCGGGTGGGCATGCCCAAGGTCGACAGCGCCGAGGCGGCGATCCGCGACCTCAACCCCGACGTGAAGGTCGTGAAGTTCCAGGAGCGCGTCGACAGCGGCAACGTCGACCGCATCTTCGAGCAGTTCGACATCATCGTCGACGGCTGCGACAACTTCCCGACGCGCTACCTCGTGAACGACGCCTCGGTCTTCAAGAAGAAGCCGGTCGTGCACGGCTCGATCTTCCGCTTCGAGGGCCAGGTGACGACGTTCATGCCGGGCGTCGGCCCCTGCTACCGGTGCCTCTACCCCGAGCCGCCGCCCGCGCACCTCGCGCCGAGCTGCCAGGAAGCGGGCGTGCTCGGGATCCTGCCGGGGATCATCGGCATCATCCAGGCGACCGAGGCGGTGAAGCTGATCCTCGGCAAGGGGGCGCCCCTCATCGGCCGGCTCCTCACCTACGACTCGCTGCGGATGAAGTTCGGCGAGCTCAAGCTGCGCCGCGACAAGAGCTGCCCCGTCTGCGGCGAGTCGCCGACCATCACGAGCTACATCGACTACGAAGGCTTCTGCTCGCTCGGCTGA